GTGGCAGCGTCTGCGCGTTGCCGGTCCCGGGGTCCTCGACGATCGCGCACGTCAACTCGGTGCCGCGCAGGTACTCCTCGACCAGAACGACCTCGCCGTACCCGAGGGCCTTCTCCACCGCGGCTGGCAGCGACGCCTCGTCGCGAACGATGGCAACCCCGATGCTCGACCCGACGGCGTTCGGCTTCACGACGCATGGATACCCGAGGTCCCGGGCGACCCGCCCGGTAAAGCTTGCCGGGTCCCGGGACCACCCGTCGCCGTCGATCGCAACGTACGCGGGCACGACGATCCCGTTCGCCTGCAGCACCTGGCGGCTCCGCAGCTTGTCCATCGCGAGCGCGCTCGCGAGTACGCCCGACCCTGTGTACGGGATTCCGAGCAGCTCGAGCATGCCCTGAACCGTGCCGTCCTCGCCGTACGGACCGTGCATGGCAATGAACGCGACGTCCACGACGCCCCTACCGACGACCTCGTCGATCTGCCGCGCATCGCGGGCCCGAGTGAGCGTGGGCACGTCCGTCCCGCGATGTCGCGCCCTGTCGGTCGCGGCGGCGGAGAGACGGCGCAGGTCCGGGCGCGGAAGCCAATGCCCCTCACGTGTGATCTCGACCGGGAGTACGTCGAAGCGGGCGGGATCCAGTGCCGCGATCACCTGCTCGCCGCTCCACACCGACACTTCGCGCTCCGGCGACGGCCCGCCCAGCAACACCGCAACCCGGACCCTCCGCGGCCCGGACGGTGCGGAGTCGGCTGGGGGATGATCGGAAGCGGACGACATTGGACTCTCGCGCCATGTTCGGGAGCGAAGGAGCAATCCCCTCCGGCGTGGTACGCACCAGCCATGGAACCGGTGCGCGGCGTGATCTTTGATCTCGGCAGCACGCTCATTCGGCGGACGGGGCTCGAGCTCGAGGCACAGAAGTGCGCGGCGCTCGGCGCCTGGGCGGGATCCGAGCTCGGATACCAAGACACCGACGCGCTCCGGGCACGTCTCCTCGACATCCGGCTCGACGGCTGGCGCCGTTCCGAGACGGAGATGGTTGAGTACGTGGTGACGTGGGCGCTTCAGAAGGCGTTCGAGGGGACCGGACTGCCGACGGACGACGCGACGTTAAAGCGGGCCGAGGCCGCGTTCTTCCGGCCGGAGGTGCGGATCAGCCGGCTCTACCCGTGGGCGCACGAGTCACTCGACGCCCTCGTCGCGCTGGATCTGCGGCTCGCGATGATCAGC
This genomic window from bacterium contains:
- a CDS encoding D-alanine--D-alanine ligase, yielding MSSASDHPPADSAPSGPRRVRVAVLLGGPSPEREVSVWSGEQVIAALDPARFDVLPVEITREGHWLPRPDLRRLSAAATDRARHRGTDVPTLTRARDARQIDEVVGRGVVDVAFIAMHGPYGEDGTVQGMLELLGIPYTGSGVLASALAMDKLRSRQVLQANGIVVPAYVAIDGDGWSRDPASFTGRVARDLGYPCVVKPNAVGSSIGVAIVRDEASLPAAVEKALGYGEVVLVEEYLRGTELTCAIVEDPGTGNAQTLPLIEIVPKREFFTYEAKYVPGASEEIVPARIPAAAAAQAEQVALRVHRVLGCEGFSRVDMFLAGGTILVLEANTIPGMAQGSLIPLAARAAGIEFPDLLRRIIENALRRARVRSRRAERA
- a CDS encoding HAD family hydrolase: MEPVRGVIFDLGSTLIRRTGLELEAQKCAALGAWAGSELGYQDTDALRARLLDIRLDGWRRSETEMVEYVVTWALQKAFEGTGLPTDDATLKRAEAAFFRPEVRISRLYPWAHESLDALVALDLRLAMISNATSHQLIVDIAQAHDIARYFDPLVTSAEYGRPKPHEGIFTHVLDAWGLPAADVVMVGDTLGADILGADRVGMRSILVDIEPNPDNPRFADRVRPTARVTSLREIPPIVRRWSGA